In Bactrocera oleae isolate idBacOlea1 chromosome 5, idBacOlea1, whole genome shotgun sequence, a genomic segment contains:
- the LOC106617489 gene encoding uncharacterized protein isoform X2: MYRKAQPDCLRYFLSKLSSGSSSSAQVEELARVLVEVGNYEKSLASETVQNALKDGILKPVLHNNAGSSRVPRLLRLPKQKEILENNSHDFYCYECHLPGALTHCRQCSRSFHRLCYRKEPERPNYTVPSGKFQKNRPPAFSSDTDADSDADDTVQENTSFDYESDVRISSSLLQIDTGSTNSGGQQRFTEEITVDSTSSPIQTDLNNIEDEVANTSNATKIGTELNRNQKIYREDFEIESKTKVEVVCMGEIRPPTRKRPRTLTSNLSYKSEIGLNEELESDFELCTCCRLLKTAELRHPPNMRPDELSYLIDFTFERNRSWVSNDVQSYLESIKIPVGVISDVSKLLFKFPEKHLDSIAAKLKEMQYNLLTEFFVDVLDLQHNIGVFFGPNSMEMEATKWMVRDIAYDLAEIRRCPDCFRHSHEKHSNVWFAKPCVQRHELVFAKHSGFTYWPAKVIRLLPNNKYDVRFFGGNHSRALIESRLIRSIDTDIKSLKIGNKPAIKKALEELRIHQVLSAYPPCIFSFHANKNEMEQIIRNALQRTANQFLENTNKTRKPPIRRQTICNTAPPIRMDTRLDISDDIVSLPHVEPPMLSDSGFLNDTETRSRTRRSQYSNPKSSKRLTRSSNTLISVADLKQVQDQLDDALKVVAATQKKNEKLQANIEKLKASIKKHEHEKKILKRKQWCYWCLNEAIYLCCFRAAYCSQICQSRHWKDGHSKVCRNQNDQRQASSTT, encoded by the exons atgtatCGAAAAGCACAACCTGATTGCCTTCGTTACTTCTTGTCTAAACTAAGTTCAGGCAGCTCAAGCTCTGCACAAGTTGAGGAATTGGCACGCGTGCTTGTGGAAGTGGGCAATTACGAAAAAT CGCTAGCATCAGAAACCGTACAAAATGCTTTGAAGGATGGTATACTCAAACCGGTGCTACACAACAATGCAGGATCCTCCAGAGTTCCGCGTTTATTGCGTTTACCAAAACAGAAGGAAATTTTA gaGAATAATTCACATGATTTCTACTGTTATGAGTGTCATTTACCGGGCGCCTTAACGCACTGTCGACAGTGCTCCCGTTCGTTTCATCGACTCTGCTATCGCAAAGAACCTGAACGGCCCAATTACACGGTACCATCAGGGAAATTTCAAAAGAATCGTCCACCGGCCTTCAGTTCAGACACTGATGCTGACTCTGATGCCGATGACACAGTACAGGAAAATACTTCCTTTGATTATGAGAGTGACGTAAGGATATCATCATCATTGCTGCAAATAGATACAGGTTCTACTAACAGTGGAGGCCAACAGCGCTTCACCGAAGAGATTACAGTTGATAGCACATCCTCGCCTATTCAAACCGATTTGAATAACATTGAAGATGAAGTAGCGAATACGTCAAACGCAACAAAAATTGGCACTGAGCTAAATAGAAATCAGAAAATCTATCGGGAAGATTTTGAAATAGAGTCAAAGACTAAAGTGGAAGTTGTTTGCATGGGCGAAATACGACCCCCAACACGAAAACGTCCACGCACTCTCACCTCAAATTTGTCGTATAAAAGTGAGATCGGCTTAAATGAAGAACTGGAATCAGATTTTGAACTTTGTACTTGTTGTCGACTGTTAAAAACAGCTGAGCTGCGACATCCTCCAAATATGCGACCGGACGAATTAAGTTACTTGATTGATTTTACGTTTGAGCGTAATCGTTCGTGG GTCAGTAATGACGTCCAAAGTTACTTAGAGTCAATAAAAATACCTGTTGGGGTGATTTCGGACGTTTcaaaattactatttaaatttCCCGAAAAACATTTGGATTCCATAGCAGCTAAATTGAAAGAAATGCAGTATAACCTCTTGACTGAATTCTTTGTAGACGTTCTTGACTTGCAACATAATATTGGTGTATTTTTTGGTC CTAATAGCATGGAAATGGAAGCTACGAAATGGATGGTTCGTGACATTGCATACGATTTGGCTGAGATTCGTCGTTGTCCAGATTGTTTTCGGCACTCACATGAAAAACATTCTAACGTTTGGTTTGCGAAACCCTGCGTTCAACGTCACGAATTAGTTTTTGCAAAGCACAGTGGTTTCACATATTGGCCTGCAAAAGTAATTCGACTTCTGCCAAATAATAAATACGATGTTCGTTTTTTCGGCGGTAATCATTCACGTGCACTCATCGAATCGCGTTTAATTCGCTCAATCGATACAGATATAAAGTCTTTAAAGATCGGCAATAAGCCGGCTATTAAAAAAGCGCTGGAAGAACTACGTATACATCAAGTTTTATCAGCATATCCGCcttgtatattttcttttcatgcaaacaaaaatgaaatggaGCAAATTATAAGGAATGCTTTACAAAGAACAGCAAATCAGTTCCTGGAGAACACTAATAAGACAAGAAAACCACCAATTCGTCGGCAAACGATTTGTAACACTGCTCCACCTATTAGAATGGATACTCGCTTGGATATTTCTGACGACATAGTGTCTTTGCCTCATGTCGAACCGCCTATGCTGAGTGACAGCGGATTCCTAAATGATACAGAAACCAGATCAAGAACGAGAAg aTCGCAGTATAGCAATCCAAAGTCATCAAAACGACTAACACGTTCTTCGAATACTCTAATAAGTGTGGCAGATTTAAAACAG GTTCAAGATCAACTTGATGACGCCTTAAAAGTAGTAGCAGCTacacaaaagaaaaatgaaaaattgcaaGCGAATATAGAAAAGCTAAAAGCATCAATTAAAAAACATGAACATGAAAAGAAAATCCTTAAACGAAAGCAATGG tgcTATTGGTGCCTCAATGAAGCGATTTACTTATGTTGCTTTCGTGCTGCATATTGTTCGCAAATTTGCCAATCACGGCATTGGAAAGACGGTCACAGTAAAGTGTGTAGGAATCAAAATGATCAACGCCAAGCAAGCTCCACAACATGA
- the LOC106617489 gene encoding uncharacterized protein isoform X1: MYRKAQPDCLRYFLSKLSSGSSSSAQVEELARVLVEVGNYEKSLASETVQNALKDGILKPVLHNNAGSSRVPRLLRLPKQKEILENNSHDFYCYECHLPGALTHCRQCSRSFHRLCYRKEPERPNYTVPSGKFQKNRPPAFSSDTDADSDADDTVQENTSFDYESDVRISSSLLQIDTGSTNSGGQQRFTEEITVDSTSSPIQTDLNNIEDEVANTSNATKIGTELNRNQKIYREDFEIESKTKVEVVCMGEIRPPTRKRPRTLTSNLSYKSEIGLNEELESDFELCTCCRLLKTAELRHPPNMRPDELSYLIDFTFERNRSWKNNTFNHKQVSNDVQSYLESIKIPVGVISDVSKLLFKFPEKHLDSIAAKLKEMQYNLLTEFFVDVLDLQHNIGVFFGPNSMEMEATKWMVRDIAYDLAEIRRCPDCFRHSHEKHSNVWFAKPCVQRHELVFAKHSGFTYWPAKVIRLLPNNKYDVRFFGGNHSRALIESRLIRSIDTDIKSLKIGNKPAIKKALEELRIHQVLSAYPPCIFSFHANKNEMEQIIRNALQRTANQFLENTNKTRKPPIRRQTICNTAPPIRMDTRLDISDDIVSLPHVEPPMLSDSGFLNDTETRSRTRRSQYSNPKSSKRLTRSSNTLISVADLKQVQDQLDDALKVVAATQKKNEKLQANIEKLKASIKKHEHEKKILKRKQWCYWCLNEAIYLCCFRAAYCSQICQSRHWKDGHSKVCRNQNDQRQASSTT, encoded by the exons atgtatCGAAAAGCACAACCTGATTGCCTTCGTTACTTCTTGTCTAAACTAAGTTCAGGCAGCTCAAGCTCTGCACAAGTTGAGGAATTGGCACGCGTGCTTGTGGAAGTGGGCAATTACGAAAAAT CGCTAGCATCAGAAACCGTACAAAATGCTTTGAAGGATGGTATACTCAAACCGGTGCTACACAACAATGCAGGATCCTCCAGAGTTCCGCGTTTATTGCGTTTACCAAAACAGAAGGAAATTTTA gaGAATAATTCACATGATTTCTACTGTTATGAGTGTCATTTACCGGGCGCCTTAACGCACTGTCGACAGTGCTCCCGTTCGTTTCATCGACTCTGCTATCGCAAAGAACCTGAACGGCCCAATTACACGGTACCATCAGGGAAATTTCAAAAGAATCGTCCACCGGCCTTCAGTTCAGACACTGATGCTGACTCTGATGCCGATGACACAGTACAGGAAAATACTTCCTTTGATTATGAGAGTGACGTAAGGATATCATCATCATTGCTGCAAATAGATACAGGTTCTACTAACAGTGGAGGCCAACAGCGCTTCACCGAAGAGATTACAGTTGATAGCACATCCTCGCCTATTCAAACCGATTTGAATAACATTGAAGATGAAGTAGCGAATACGTCAAACGCAACAAAAATTGGCACTGAGCTAAATAGAAATCAGAAAATCTATCGGGAAGATTTTGAAATAGAGTCAAAGACTAAAGTGGAAGTTGTTTGCATGGGCGAAATACGACCCCCAACACGAAAACGTCCACGCACTCTCACCTCAAATTTGTCGTATAAAAGTGAGATCGGCTTAAATGAAGAACTGGAATCAGATTTTGAACTTTGTACTTGTTGTCGACTGTTAAAAACAGCTGAGCTGCGACATCCTCCAAATATGCGACCGGACGAATTAAGTTACTTGATTGATTTTACGTTTGAGCGTAATCGTTCGTGG AAAAATAACACTTTTAATCATAAACAGGTCAGTAATGACGTCCAAAGTTACTTAGAGTCAATAAAAATACCTGTTGGGGTGATTTCGGACGTTTcaaaattactatttaaatttCCCGAAAAACATTTGGATTCCATAGCAGCTAAATTGAAAGAAATGCAGTATAACCTCTTGACTGAATTCTTTGTAGACGTTCTTGACTTGCAACATAATATTGGTGTATTTTTTGGTC CTAATAGCATGGAAATGGAAGCTACGAAATGGATGGTTCGTGACATTGCATACGATTTGGCTGAGATTCGTCGTTGTCCAGATTGTTTTCGGCACTCACATGAAAAACATTCTAACGTTTGGTTTGCGAAACCCTGCGTTCAACGTCACGAATTAGTTTTTGCAAAGCACAGTGGTTTCACATATTGGCCTGCAAAAGTAATTCGACTTCTGCCAAATAATAAATACGATGTTCGTTTTTTCGGCGGTAATCATTCACGTGCACTCATCGAATCGCGTTTAATTCGCTCAATCGATACAGATATAAAGTCTTTAAAGATCGGCAATAAGCCGGCTATTAAAAAAGCGCTGGAAGAACTACGTATACATCAAGTTTTATCAGCATATCCGCcttgtatattttcttttcatgcaaacaaaaatgaaatggaGCAAATTATAAGGAATGCTTTACAAAGAACAGCAAATCAGTTCCTGGAGAACACTAATAAGACAAGAAAACCACCAATTCGTCGGCAAACGATTTGTAACACTGCTCCACCTATTAGAATGGATACTCGCTTGGATATTTCTGACGACATAGTGTCTTTGCCTCATGTCGAACCGCCTATGCTGAGTGACAGCGGATTCCTAAATGATACAGAAACCAGATCAAGAACGAGAAg aTCGCAGTATAGCAATCCAAAGTCATCAAAACGACTAACACGTTCTTCGAATACTCTAATAAGTGTGGCAGATTTAAAACAG GTTCAAGATCAACTTGATGACGCCTTAAAAGTAGTAGCAGCTacacaaaagaaaaatgaaaaattgcaaGCGAATATAGAAAAGCTAAAAGCATCAATTAAAAAACATGAACATGAAAAGAAAATCCTTAAACGAAAGCAATGG tgcTATTGGTGCCTCAATGAAGCGATTTACTTATGTTGCTTTCGTGCTGCATATTGTTCGCAAATTTGCCAATCACGGCATTGGAAAGACGGTCACAGTAAAGTGTGTAGGAATCAAAATGATCAACGCCAAGCAAGCTCCACAACATGA